A window of Streptomyces marispadix contains these coding sequences:
- a CDS encoding DUF2252 domain-containing protein — protein sequence MATQQTGSADARAERILEVFDTAFGELLAADPAAFQVKFRKMAASAFAFYRGTACLFYADATEEYERSDAPARAGNGTEGADGPGLGGPFLDERTGRVWIHGDLHAENFGTYMDANGRLTFNVNDFDEAFVGPFTWDLKRFAASVALLGYSKALSDEQITGLVRAYAGAYRERIRHLAERDAGVRDDLKDDDGAPSLTLDTASGPVLAALRSARANTRFALLESMTEIRDWERRFTPGGGTVELDEATRSEVLEAFDAYIRTLPGATRFRTDAYRVKDVVGRRGIGIGSAGLPSYNILLEGHSDALENDLVIYMKQAQTPAVARHITDPAIHGYFLHEGHRTVISQRALQAHADPWLGWTELRGAGQLVAEVSPYAVDLDWSDLDDLGAITQVVGDLGRATATMHGAADVESGHSLVPFSTERAIDAAIAKDEEGFPRMLTDFAHDYGSRARRDHQIFVDLFRNGRIPGL from the coding sequence ATGGCAACGCAGCAGACCGGCAGCGCGGACGCCCGCGCCGAGCGGATCCTGGAGGTCTTCGACACCGCCTTCGGAGAGCTTCTGGCCGCCGATCCGGCCGCCTTCCAGGTCAAGTTCCGCAAGATGGCGGCCTCCGCGTTCGCCTTCTACCGCGGCACCGCCTGCCTCTTCTACGCCGACGCCACCGAGGAGTACGAGCGCAGCGACGCCCCGGCGAGAGCGGGGAACGGCACGGAAGGCGCCGACGGCCCCGGACTCGGCGGCCCCTTCCTCGACGAACGCACCGGCCGGGTCTGGATCCACGGCGATCTGCACGCCGAGAACTTCGGCACGTACATGGACGCCAACGGACGGCTCACCTTCAACGTCAACGACTTCGACGAGGCGTTCGTCGGCCCCTTCACCTGGGACCTGAAGCGCTTCGCCGCCTCCGTGGCGCTGCTCGGCTACAGCAAGGCCCTCAGCGACGAGCAGATCACCGGCCTGGTGCGCGCCTACGCCGGCGCCTACCGCGAGCGCATCCGCCACCTCGCCGAGCGCGACGCGGGCGTACGGGACGACCTCAAGGACGACGACGGCGCGCCCTCGCTCACCCTCGACACCGCGAGCGGCCCCGTACTCGCAGCGCTGCGCTCCGCACGCGCCAACACCCGCTTCGCGCTGCTGGAGAGCATGACCGAGATCCGCGACTGGGAACGCCGCTTCACGCCCGGCGGCGGCACCGTCGAACTGGACGAGGCGACCCGCTCCGAGGTGCTGGAGGCATTCGACGCGTACATCCGCACGCTGCCGGGCGCGACCCGGTTCCGTACCGACGCCTACCGGGTCAAGGACGTCGTCGGACGCCGCGGCATCGGCATCGGCAGCGCCGGGCTGCCCTCGTACAACATCCTGCTCGAAGGCCACAGCGACGCCCTCGAGAACGACCTGGTGATCTATATGAAGCAGGCGCAGACCCCCGCCGTCGCGCGCCACATCACCGACCCCGCCATCCACGGCTACTTCCTCCACGAGGGCCACCGCACGGTGATCTCGCAGCGGGCGCTTCAGGCGCACGCGGACCCGTGGCTGGGCTGGACCGAACTGCGTGGCGCGGGCCAGCTCGTCGCCGAGGTCTCGCCCTACGCCGTCGACCTGGACTGGTCGGACCTGGACGACCTCGGCGCCATCACCCAGGTCGTCGGCGACCTCGGCCGGGCCACAGCGACCATGCACGGCGCCGCCGACGTCGAGAGCGGCCACTCCCTGGTGCCCTTCTCCACCGAGCGCGCCATCGACGCGGCGATCGCCAAGGACGAGGAGGGCTTCCCGCGGATGCTGACCGACTTCGCGCACGACTACGGTTCGAGGGCGAGGCGCGACCACCAGATCTTCGTGGACCTCTTCCGCAACGGCCGTATCCCCGGGCTGTAG
- a CDS encoding thioredoxin domain-containing protein has protein sequence MSKRNSQEAKRAARDRLRAERERQAKKDKMRRQALVGVAVVGVLAVAGGIFFAVTKLTAPSGWEAAKDQKLVKPANSSGKNGEFIVAGGENAKKTVDIYEDLRCPACAQFEQGAGKILVKGAEQNKYKLKVHLGDLIDGNLGGDGSKNAISALGAALNVSKGAYQDYHDKLYSPKFHPEESQDKFADDDYLLEVADTVPALKNNGGFKKALEEGTYDKWALEMVDGFKKGKVQATPTIRIEGKDVEQQQLPAELQKLGVKLSG, from the coding sequence ATGAGCAAGCGCAACAGCCAGGAAGCAAAGCGCGCCGCCCGCGATCGGCTGCGCGCGGAGCGCGAGCGGCAGGCCAAGAAGGACAAGATGCGCCGCCAGGCACTCGTCGGCGTCGCCGTCGTCGGCGTACTGGCCGTGGCCGGCGGCATCTTCTTCGCCGTCACCAAACTCACCGCGCCCAGCGGCTGGGAGGCGGCCAAGGACCAGAAGCTGGTCAAGCCCGCCAACTCGTCTGGGAAGAACGGCGAGTTCATCGTCGCCGGCGGCGAGAACGCGAAGAAGACCGTCGACATCTACGAGGACCTGCGCTGCCCGGCGTGCGCCCAGTTCGAGCAGGGCGCGGGCAAGATCCTCGTCAAGGGCGCCGAGCAGAACAAGTACAAGCTGAAGGTGCACCTGGGCGACCTGATCGACGGCAACCTCGGCGGCGACGGCTCCAAGAACGCCATCAGCGCCCTGGGCGCGGCGCTCAATGTGAGCAAGGGCGCCTATCAGGACTACCACGACAAGCTGTACTCCCCGAAGTTCCATCCGGAGGAGAGCCAGGACAAGTTCGCCGACGACGACTACCTCCTGGAGGTGGCCGACACCGTACCGGCGCTGAAGAACAACGGCGGCTTCAAGAAGGCCCTGGAGGAGGGCACTTACGACAAGTGGGCGCTGGAGATGGTCGACGGATTCAAGAAGGGCAAGGTGCAGGCCACGCCCACGATCCGTATCGAGGGTAAGGACGTCGAGCAGCAGCAGCTCCCGGCCGAGCTCCAGAAGCTGGGCGTGAAGCTCAGCGGCTGA
- a CDS encoding alkaline phosphatase D family protein, producing the protein MTNTHGESPTSAPAERPGHRPGSDVTSRPGRPRRRTVVAATAASAALLPLAGGATGAHAAEGPSFLHGVASGDPLPDGVLLWTRVTPSADAVPGSGKGGPVTVSWEVAEDEGFRKVVARGTAKAEAASDHTVKADVRGLSPDTSYWFRFSAGNADSPAARTRTAPAEDADTPNLRFGVVSCAHYEAGYFSSYRHLAARSDLHAVLHLGDYIYEYGHEGYPLRGADTVRTVQPEHETVTLADYRLRHGHTKLDPDVQAMHAAHPLVAMWDDHEFANDAWSGGAENHTEGQEGTWADRRRAAQQAYFEWMPVRPSTGGTTYRRLRFGRLADLHLLDLRSFRDEQASIGDGDVIDDPDRTLTGRKQLDWLKSGLSASASRWRMVGTSVMIAPIAFGAVPAHLLGPLAELLGIPKEGLAVNVDQWDGYTDDRRELLTHLRDQHIDNTVFLTGDIHMAFANEVPVKAATYPEDAPVATEFVVTSVTSDNLDDVLNVAPDTVSSVAEAAVKATNGHVRWLDMDSHGYGVLDVDSERAHMDYFVLSDKADRDATAEVRRSYRTLSGTQRLEKADGPLDA; encoded by the coding sequence GTGACCAATACACATGGTGAATCCCCCACATCTGCTCCGGCGGAGAGACCCGGGCACAGACCCGGCTCCGACGTCACATCCAGACCCGGACGTCCCAGGCGCCGCACGGTAGTCGCGGCCACCGCCGCCTCCGCGGCACTGCTCCCCCTCGCCGGCGGCGCGACCGGCGCACACGCGGCCGAGGGCCCCTCCTTCCTCCACGGCGTGGCCTCCGGCGATCCGCTGCCGGACGGCGTACTGCTGTGGACTCGCGTCACCCCCAGCGCGGACGCCGTACCCGGATCGGGCAAGGGCGGCCCGGTCACGGTGAGTTGGGAAGTCGCAGAGGACGAGGGCTTCCGCAAGGTCGTGGCCCGCGGCACCGCGAAGGCCGAAGCCGCCTCAGACCACACCGTCAAGGCCGACGTACGAGGACTCTCGCCGGACACCTCCTACTGGTTCCGCTTCAGCGCCGGCAACGCCGACTCCCCTGCCGCGCGCACCCGTACGGCGCCCGCCGAGGACGCCGACACCCCCAACCTCCGCTTCGGCGTGGTCTCCTGCGCGCACTACGAGGCCGGCTACTTCTCCTCGTACAGACATCTCGCCGCACGCTCCGATCTGCACGCGGTCCTCCATCTCGGCGACTACATATACGAGTACGGGCACGAGGGGTACCCCCTGCGAGGGGCGGACACCGTGCGCACCGTCCAGCCCGAACACGAGACCGTCACACTCGCCGACTACCGGCTGCGGCACGGGCACACCAAGCTCGACCCCGACGTACAGGCCATGCACGCCGCGCACCCCCTCGTCGCCATGTGGGACGACCACGAATTCGCCAACGACGCCTGGTCGGGCGGCGCCGAGAACCACACCGAGGGCCAGGAGGGCACCTGGGCGGACCGCCGACGGGCCGCGCAGCAGGCGTACTTCGAGTGGATGCCCGTACGCCCCTCCACCGGAGGCACCACCTACCGCCGGCTGCGCTTCGGACGCCTCGCGGATCTGCACCTGCTCGACCTGCGCTCCTTCCGCGACGAGCAGGCGTCCATCGGCGACGGCGACGTCATCGACGACCCCGACCGCACCCTCACGGGCCGCAAGCAGCTCGACTGGCTCAAGTCCGGCCTTTCGGCCTCGGCTTCGCGCTGGCGCATGGTCGGTACGTCGGTGATGATCGCGCCGATCGCGTTCGGTGCCGTACCGGCCCATCTGCTGGGCCCGCTCGCGGAGTTGCTGGGCATTCCCAAGGAGGGCCTGGCCGTCAACGTCGACCAGTGGGACGGCTACACGGACGACCGCCGCGAGCTGCTGACGCATCTGCGCGACCAGCACATCGACAACACCGTCTTCCTCACCGGCGACATCCATATGGCCTTCGCCAACGAGGTGCCGGTGAAGGCCGCGACCTATCCCGAAGACGCGCCCGTGGCAACGGAGTTCGTCGTCACGTCCGTCACCTCCGACAATCTCGACGACGTGCTGAACGTCGCGCCCGACACCGTCTCGTCCGTCGCCGAGGCCGCCGTCAAGGCCACCAACGGGCATGTGCGATGGCTGGACATGGACTCGCACGGCTACGGAGTCCTCGACGTCGACTCCGAGCGGGCGCACATGGACTACTTCGTGCTGTCCGACAAGGCCGACCGCGACGCCACCGCCGAGGTGCGCCGCTCCTACCGGACGCTCTCCGGCACCCAGCGCCTGGAGAAGGCGGACGGGCCGCTGGACGCCTGA
- a CDS encoding dienelactone hydrolase family protein has protein sequence MATVVLFHSVHGLRPAVHRAADRLRAAGHEVHTPDLFDGRTAATVEEGMELKDEIGRDELLMRAVTVTAPLSERGLVYGGFSLGGAIAQNLALADERARALLLLHGTSDLAEDAAVDDLPVQLHVADPDPFEPHDWLNAWYLRMRGAGADVEVFRSPGAGHLFTDEDLDDYDEDAAERTWRTALGFLDSVG, from the coding sequence TTGGCCACCGTCGTGCTGTTCCACTCCGTCCACGGGCTGCGACCCGCCGTGCACAGGGCGGCGGACCGGCTGCGCGCCGCCGGTCATGAGGTGCACACCCCGGACCTCTTCGACGGCCGTACGGCGGCGACCGTCGAGGAGGGCATGGAGCTGAAGGACGAGATCGGCCGGGACGAACTGCTGATGCGGGCCGTCACCGTGACCGCTCCGCTCTCCGAACGGGGCCTGGTCTACGGGGGGTTCTCCCTCGGCGGTGCCATCGCGCAGAACCTCGCCCTGGCCGACGAGCGGGCGCGGGCGCTGCTCCTGCTGCACGGCACGTCGGACCTCGCGGAGGACGCCGCCGTGGACGATCTGCCCGTACAGCTTCACGTCGCCGACCCCGACCCCTTCGAGCCGCACGACTGGCTGAACGCCTGGTATCTGCGGATGCGGGGTGCGGGCGCGGACGTCGAGGTCTTCCGGTCCCCGGGGGCGGGACATCTGTTCACCGACGAGGATCTGGACGACTACGACGAGGACGCGGCGGAGCGCACCTGGCGCACGGCGCTGGGGTTCCTCGACAGCGTGGGGTGA
- a CDS encoding mechanosensitive ion channel family protein, protein MENVLRPLIVFGGAIVLAFAVAWGVDRLLRRVDARRPETPLWGLLRRGRVPLQAVVFVALLNIFYDQAEIARHYRPAVNLWLHIILIAATAWLALRVLAAVVETTTVRYAGVAHDPARARRVKTQLTLIQRLVTTVVVVIAASAILLQFDAMKTLGTSMLASAGVLGIVAGIAAQSTLGNLFAGLSIAFGDMVRIGDEVVVDGEFGTVDEITVSYLVLRTWDERRVTMPVSYFTSKPFENWSRGGPQMHGTVYLQLDHSAPIAELRKRTEELVRANDLWDGRSWSLVVTDTTPTTIEVRAAVSARTSDDLWTLRCDLREQLVEWLQREHPYALPGIRLSSAGDPPGTYPNGRPEHRNHQESGLP, encoded by the coding sequence ATGGAGAACGTGCTACGGCCGCTCATCGTGTTCGGCGGTGCGATCGTGCTCGCGTTCGCCGTCGCATGGGGAGTCGACCGGCTGCTGCGCCGGGTCGACGCCCGCCGCCCGGAGACGCCGCTGTGGGGCCTGCTGCGCCGTGGGCGCGTGCCGCTCCAGGCCGTCGTCTTCGTAGCGCTCCTCAACATCTTCTACGACCAGGCCGAGATCGCCAGGCACTACCGTCCGGCCGTCAACCTGTGGCTGCACATCATCCTCATCGCGGCCACCGCCTGGCTGGCGCTGCGCGTGCTCGCCGCCGTCGTGGAGACGACGACCGTGCGCTACGCGGGCGTGGCCCACGACCCGGCACGCGCCCGGCGTGTGAAGACCCAGCTCACGCTGATCCAGCGCCTGGTCACCACGGTCGTGGTGGTGATCGCCGCCTCCGCGATCCTCCTCCAGTTCGACGCGATGAAGACGCTGGGCACCTCGATGCTCGCGTCCGCCGGCGTGCTGGGAATCGTCGCGGGCATCGCCGCCCAGTCCACCCTGGGCAACCTCTTCGCGGGGCTGTCCATCGCCTTCGGCGACATGGTGCGCATCGGCGACGAGGTCGTCGTGGACGGGGAGTTCGGCACGGTCGACGAGATCACCGTCTCCTATCTGGTGCTTCGCACATGGGACGAGCGCCGCGTGACGATGCCGGTCTCGTACTTCACCAGCAAGCCCTTCGAGAACTGGTCACGCGGCGGGCCGCAGATGCACGGCACCGTCTACCTCCAGCTCGACCACTCCGCGCCCATCGCGGAGCTGCGCAAGCGGACCGAGGAGCTGGTGCGCGCCAACGACCTCTGGGACGGGCGCAGTTGGAGCCTCGTCGTCACCGACACCACTCCCACCACCATCGAGGTCCGTGCCGCCGTCTCGGCCCGTACCTCCGACGACCTGTGGACGCTCCGCTGCGACCTGCGCGAGCAGCTCGTCGAATGGCTCCAGCGTGAACACCCCTACGCGCTGCCCGGAATCCGCCTCTCCTCCGCGGGCGACCCGCCCGGTACGTACCCCAACGGCCGCCCGGAACACCGCAACCACCAGGAGAGCGGCCTCCCCTGA
- a CDS encoding Na+/H+ antiporter, whose protein sequence is MDQLALLFALLLGAVLTVPLGDRTGVPSPVLMTLLGGVLALLPFVPDVEVPPEFILPLVLPPLLYAAVHRTSWRQFAANRRPILLLAVALVFVTTAVVAAVAHALVPGLGIAGAVALGALVAPPDPVAATSVAGRLGLPRRLVSILEGEGLFNDVTAITLYHVAVAAAVTGTFSVGGAVGELVLSGVVAVLVGLALGWAANKLAGFLADATLQTGLTLLVPFASYVLAEELKGSGVLAVLMTALYLSSGRAVDADDVQGRLVGQSFWSIVDTLVTGVAFGLIGLELAVVVGPVSGRWSELLPAALAVIAAVVVIRLVWLLPAARLAKRLHRRKDLDEDIPLNWRETTVVWWAGMRGVASVALALAVPLTVEGGGDFPERDAILFIAFAVVLATLVLQGLTLPWLVKRLRVRADSAAERELERQLAMRCAKAARRRLREIEADEDLPEEVSEALLRRAHDVGARISPDIVDEERREAYSRRASRMKKVHRLNGELLSAARHEVLAARGEPGADPEICDRVLHQLDLRSFRI, encoded by the coding sequence GTGGACCAGCTCGCTCTGCTCTTCGCGCTGCTGCTCGGCGCCGTACTGACCGTCCCGCTCGGGGACCGTACGGGTGTGCCCTCGCCGGTGCTGATGACGCTGCTGGGCGGGGTGCTGGCGCTGCTGCCGTTCGTGCCGGACGTGGAGGTGCCGCCGGAGTTCATCCTGCCGCTGGTGCTGCCGCCGCTGCTCTACGCGGCGGTGCACCGTACGTCGTGGCGTCAGTTCGCGGCGAACAGGCGGCCGATCCTGCTGCTGGCGGTGGCGCTGGTCTTCGTGACGACCGCGGTGGTCGCTGCCGTGGCGCACGCCCTGGTGCCGGGGCTGGGCATAGCCGGGGCCGTCGCTCTCGGGGCGCTCGTCGCGCCGCCCGATCCCGTGGCGGCGACGTCGGTCGCGGGGAGGCTGGGGCTGCCGCGGCGGCTGGTGTCCATCCTGGAGGGCGAGGGCCTCTTCAACGACGTCACCGCGATCACGCTCTACCACGTGGCGGTGGCCGCGGCCGTCACGGGGACGTTCTCGGTAGGCGGCGCCGTGGGGGAGCTGGTGCTCTCCGGTGTGGTTGCCGTGCTGGTGGGGCTGGCGCTGGGGTGGGCGGCGAACAAGCTCGCGGGGTTCCTCGCGGACGCGACGCTTCAGACGGGGCTGACGCTACTGGTGCCGTTCGCCTCGTACGTACTGGCGGAGGAGCTGAAGGGCTCCGGTGTGCTGGCGGTGCTGATGACCGCGCTGTACCTCTCCTCGGGGCGTGCGGTGGACGCCGACGACGTACAGGGAAGGCTGGTCGGGCAGAGCTTCTGGTCGATCGTCGACACGCTCGTCACCGGCGTCGCCTTCGGGCTGATCGGGCTCGAACTGGCCGTCGTGGTGGGCCCCGTGAGCGGGCGGTGGAGCGAACTGCTGCCTGCCGCGCTCGCCGTGATCGCCGCGGTGGTCGTGATCCGGCTGGTGTGGCTGCTGCCTGCGGCGCGGTTGGCCAAGCGGCTGCACCGGCGCAAGGACCTCGACGAGGACATCCCGCTCAACTGGCGTGAGACGACGGTCGTCTGGTGGGCCGGGATGCGCGGGGTGGCGTCGGTGGCGCTGGCGCTCGCGGTGCCGCTGACCGTCGAGGGCGGCGGCGACTTCCCGGAGCGCGACGCCATACTCTTCATCGCCTTCGCCGTCGTGCTGGCCACTCTCGTACTACAGGGGCTGACGCTGCCGTGGCTGGTGAAGCGGCTGCGGGTACGGGCGGACAGCGCCGCGGAACGGGAGCTGGAGCGGCAGTTGGCGATGCGCTGCGCGAAGGCGGCGAGACGGCGGCTGCGTGAGATCGAAGCGGACGAGGACCTTCCGGAGGAGGTCTCGGAGGCGCTGCTGCGGCGGGCGCACGATGTGGGCGCACGCATCTCGCCGGACATCGTGGACGAGGAGCGGCGCGAGGCGTACTCGCGGCGTGCGTCCCGGATGAAGAAGGTCCACCGGCTCAACGGCGAACTGCTCTCCGCCGCCCGTCACGAGGTCCTCGCGGCACGCGGGGAGCCGGGCGCGGACCCGGAGATCTGCGACCGGGTGCTGCATCAGCTCGATCTGCGCAGCTTCCGGATCTGA
- a CDS encoding RluA family pseudouridine synthase, giving the protein MSTIPETRTLPVPDGLEGERVDAAIARMFGFSRTKAAELAAGGKVLLDGTEAGKSDRVHGGAWLEVELPPPPEPVRIVAEPVEGMTVVHDDADVVVVDKPVGVAAHPSPGWSGPTVIGGLAAAGYSIATSGAAERQGIVHRLDVGTSGLMVVAKSERAYTLLKQQFRERAVDKRYNALVQGHPDPLSGTIDAPVGRHPQHDYKWAVTADGKPSVTHYDLIEAFRAASLLDIKLETGRTHQIRVHMAAHRHPCVGDLTYGADPTLAKRLRLERQWLHAVRLSFEHPSDGQWVEYESAYPDDLQRALDLVRAESA; this is encoded by the coding sequence GTGAGCACGATCCCCGAAACCCGCACCCTGCCCGTACCGGACGGTCTGGAGGGCGAGCGCGTCGACGCCGCCATCGCCCGGATGTTCGGCTTCTCACGTACCAAGGCGGCCGAACTGGCCGCAGGTGGAAAGGTGTTGCTCGACGGCACCGAGGCAGGAAAGTCGGACCGGGTGCACGGGGGTGCGTGGCTGGAGGTGGAGCTGCCGCCTCCGCCCGAGCCGGTACGGATCGTGGCCGAGCCCGTGGAGGGCATGACCGTCGTGCACGACGACGCCGATGTCGTTGTCGTCGACAAGCCCGTGGGCGTCGCCGCGCATCCCAGCCCCGGCTGGAGCGGTCCCACCGTGATCGGCGGGCTCGCCGCAGCCGGTTACTCGATCGCCACCTCGGGTGCGGCGGAGCGGCAGGGCATCGTGCACCGGCTGGACGTGGGCACCTCCGGGCTGATGGTCGTCGCCAAGTCGGAGCGTGCGTACACGCTGCTGAAGCAGCAGTTCCGGGAGCGGGCCGTGGACAAGCGGTACAACGCGCTGGTGCAGGGGCATCCCGATCCGCTCAGCGGCACGATCGACGCTCCTGTCGGACGGCATCCGCAGCACGACTACAAGTGGGCCGTCACCGCCGACGGCAAGCCTTCGGTCACGCACTACGACCTGATCGAGGCGTTCCGCGCGGCCAGCCTTCTCGACATCAAGCTGGAGACCGGGCGTACGCATCAGATCCGGGTGCACATGGCCGCGCACCGGCACCCGTGCGTGGGCGACCTCACCTACGGGGCCGACCCGACGCTCGCCAAGCGGCTGCGCCTGGAGCGGCAGTGGCTGCACGCCGTGCGGCTCTCCTTCGAGCATCCGTCCGACGGGCAGTGGGTGGAGTACGAGAGCGCCTACCCGGACGACCTTCAGCGGGCCCTCGACCTGGTGCGTGCGGAGAGCGCGTAG
- the lspA gene encoding signal peptidase II, whose translation MTEAERTIGTPEETTEEPADGAGGDDEGTAPRGRRRIGVLISVAALAYALDLVSKLIVVAGLEHHAPIQVIGTVLQLDVVRNRGAAFGIGEALTIVLTAIAAVVIVVIARIARRLYSAPWAIALGLLLGGAFGNLTDRVFRSPGVFQGAVVDFIAPTHFAVFNLADSAIVCGGILIVILSFRGLDPDGTVHRDD comes from the coding sequence GTGACAGAGGCGGAGCGGACCATCGGTACCCCTGAAGAGACCACGGAAGAGCCCGCCGACGGTGCGGGCGGTGACGATGAGGGGACCGCTCCCCGCGGCAGGCGCCGGATCGGCGTGCTCATCTCCGTGGCCGCTCTCGCGTACGCCCTGGACCTGGTCAGCAAGCTGATCGTGGTCGCCGGTCTGGAGCACCACGCACCGATCCAGGTGATCGGCACGGTGCTCCAGCTCGACGTCGTACGGAACCGGGGCGCGGCCTTCGGCATCGGCGAGGCGCTGACCATCGTCCTCACCGCTATCGCCGCCGTCGTGATCGTCGTCATCGCCCGTATCGCGAGGCGGCTCTACAGCGCTCCGTGGGCGATCGCGCTGGGGCTGCTGCTGGGCGGCGCGTTCGGGAATCTCACCGACCGGGTCTTCCGGTCGCCCGGTGTCTTCCAGGGCGCCGTCGTGGACTTCATCGCGCCCACGCACTTCGCGGTGTTCAACCTCGCGGACTCGGCGATCGTGTGCGGGGGCATTCTCATCGTGATCCTCTCCTTCCGTGGCCTGGACCCGGACGGGACCGTCCACCGCGACGACTGA
- a CDS encoding TraR/DksA C4-type zinc finger protein, translating into MVARGSAASSPAAADKSTNKAAAPNETSAAGRAAPKKKAAKKSAKAAPKKTAGKKRSTAGKKTKAAKATAGETGKAGVKGEGPAKKSAAEKKAAQKKTGKTAPKKAAAPERAAKKTAKKTSRARKKGTEAAKPARTAPKKTTAKKQTTGAEKVAAKKTPVAKAEKVPTARAVAAPAEPGELAVRAGEEPWTPQEVEEARGELESEAQRLRDELVASGEALDGLMRDSGDGAGDDDADTGTKNITREHEMALAANAREMLYQTERAIERLDAGTYGLCENCGNPIGKARMQAFPRATLCVECKQQQERR; encoded by the coding sequence ATGGTGGCGAGAGGATCTGCCGCGAGTTCCCCTGCGGCTGCTGACAAGTCCACGAACAAGGCCGCGGCACCGAACGAGACCTCCGCGGCCGGCCGTGCCGCACCGAAGAAGAAGGCCGCGAAGAAGTCGGCGAAGGCGGCACCGAAGAAGACGGCGGGGAAGAAGCGGAGCACGGCGGGGAAGAAGACCAAGGCGGCGAAGGCCACAGCCGGAGAGACCGGAAAGGCCGGGGTGAAGGGGGAGGGGCCCGCGAAGAAGAGCGCGGCTGAGAAGAAGGCGGCGCAGAAGAAGACGGGGAAGACAGCACCGAAGAAGGCCGCAGCGCCGGAGCGTGCTGCGAAGAAGACCGCGAAGAAGACCTCCAGGGCCCGGAAGAAGGGCACGGAAGCCGCGAAGCCGGCGAGGACCGCGCCGAAGAAGACCACGGCGAAGAAGCAGACGACAGGAGCCGAGAAGGTGGCTGCGAAGAAGACTCCGGTGGCGAAGGCCGAGAAGGTTCCCACGGCGCGTGCGGTCGCCGCTCCCGCGGAACCGGGCGAACTCGCCGTACGTGCCGGCGAGGAGCCGTGGACGCCGCAAGAGGTCGAGGAGGCCCGCGGCGAACTCGAGAGCGAGGCCCAGCGGCTGAGGGACGAACTCGTGGCCTCCGGCGAGGCGCTCGACGGGCTCATGCGCGACTCCGGCGACGGAGCCGGTGACGACGACGCCGACACCGGGACGAAGAACATCACCCGCGAGCACGAGATGGCGCTGGCCGCCAACGCCCGGGAGATGCTCTACCAGACCGAGCGGGCCATCGAGCGGCTCGACGCCGGTACGTACGGCCTCTGCGAGAACTGCGGAAACCCCATCGGCAAGGCCCGGATGCAGGCCTTCCCCCGGGCGACGCTCTGCGTCGAGTGCAAGCAGCAGCAGGAGCGGCGCTAG